One window from the genome of Bacillus weihaiensis encodes:
- a CDS encoding Stp1/IreP family PP2C-type Ser/Thr phosphatase, producing the protein MEHVFLTDRGKVRQHNEDSVSIFENGLGLLAIVADGMGGHLAGDVASQMTISVFKEMWNEAPDFKGPQEAESWLEEKVMEVNRSVFAHSRENPDCQGMGTTIVAAIVTQSFATIGHIGDSRCYILNKSGFKQITQDHSLVNELVKSGQISREDAEHHPRKNVLLRALGTEEHVELDIQTLSIEPDDIVLLCSDGLTNKLTDSVLEEELRKNDDLLHTAEKLVLMANENGGEDNISLAAIKKVANYELGEEPC; encoded by the coding sequence GTGGAACATGTGTTTTTGACTGATAGGGGAAAAGTAAGGCAGCATAATGAAGATAGTGTTTCAATTTTTGAAAATGGATTAGGTCTTTTAGCAATTGTTGCAGATGGAATGGGTGGTCATTTGGCTGGCGATGTCGCGAGCCAAATGACAATCTCTGTTTTTAAAGAAATGTGGAATGAAGCTCCTGATTTTAAAGGACCGCAAGAAGCAGAATCGTGGTTAGAAGAAAAAGTGATGGAAGTGAACCGTTCCGTCTTTGCGCACTCTAGGGAAAATCCAGATTGTCAAGGAATGGGAACCACAATTGTTGCTGCAATTGTCACTCAAAGCTTTGCGACTATAGGACATATAGGAGATAGTCGCTGTTATATACTAAACAAAAGCGGTTTTAAGCAAATAACTCAAGATCATTCTCTTGTAAATGAACTTGTAAAGTCAGGGCAAATTTCAAGAGAAGATGCAGAGCATCATCCGCGTAAAAATGTTTTATTGAGAGCATTGGGAACTGAGGAACACGTTGAGTTGGATATTCAAACTCTAAGTATCGAACCAGATGATATAGTCCTTCTTTGTTCGGATGGACTTACAAACAAATTGACAGATAGTGTACTTGAAGAAGAATTAAGGAAGAATGATGATCTCTTACACACTGCAGAAAAGCTTGTTCTTATGGCAAATGAAAATGGTGGCGAAGATAATATTTCATTAGCAGCAATTAAAAAGGTCGCTAATTATGAATTAGGTGAAGAGCCTTGCTGA
- the rlmN gene encoding 23S rRNA (adenine(2503)-C(2))-methyltransferase RlmN, with protein sequence MDQVKASTEKNDNKVEGKPSIYSLELHEFEEWLKERGEKAFRANQIFEWLYSKRATSFEDMSNLSKGLRELLSENFTLTTLKTLIQQTSKDGTIKFLFELHDGYSIETVLMRHDYGNSVCVTTQVGCRIGCTFCASTLGGLKRNLEAGEIVAQVVKVQQALDEFDERVSHVVIMGIGEPFDNYKEMMSFLKIINHDKGLNIGARHITVSTSGIIPKIYQFADEKLQINFAISLHAPNTELRSKLMPINRAYKLPDLMEAVKYYVNKTGRRVSFEYGLFGGENDQVEHAEELAKLVKGLKCHINLIPVNYVPERNYVRTPQEQITLFENTLKKHGVNVTTRREQGHDIDAACGQLRAKERKEETR encoded by the coding sequence TTGGATCAAGTAAAAGCATCAACAGAAAAAAATGACAACAAAGTTGAAGGAAAGCCTTCAATCTATTCTTTAGAACTACATGAATTTGAAGAATGGCTTAAAGAAAGAGGAGAGAAAGCATTTAGAGCTAATCAAATCTTTGAGTGGCTTTACAGTAAGAGAGCAACAAGCTTTGAAGATATGTCGAATTTATCAAAGGGTTTACGTGAACTGTTAAGCGAAAACTTCACACTAACAACTCTAAAAACATTAATACAACAAACTTCTAAAGATGGTACGATTAAATTTTTATTTGAATTACATGACGGTTATTCAATTGAAACGGTTTTAATGAGGCATGATTATGGGAATTCTGTTTGTGTTACGACTCAAGTAGGCTGCAGAATTGGATGTACATTTTGTGCCTCTACATTAGGTGGACTAAAACGTAATTTAGAAGCAGGAGAAATCGTAGCCCAGGTCGTAAAAGTACAACAGGCATTAGATGAATTTGATGAACGTGTAAGTCATGTAGTTATTATGGGGATTGGTGAACCATTTGATAACTACAAAGAAATGATGTCTTTCCTAAAAATCATTAACCATGATAAAGGACTTAATATAGGTGCACGACATATTACAGTTTCTACTAGTGGAATCATACCAAAGATTTATCAATTCGCAGATGAAAAACTACAAATTAATTTTGCAATCTCATTACATGCGCCAAATACTGAATTACGATCAAAATTAATGCCAATCAACCGTGCTTATAAGCTCCCTGATTTAATGGAGGCTGTGAAGTACTATGTGAACAAAACAGGAAGACGCGTAAGCTTTGAATATGGATTATTTGGTGGAGAAAATGATCAGGTTGAACATGCAGAAGAACTTGCAAAACTTGTAAAAGGACTTAAATGTCATATTAATTTAATTCCTGTTAATTATGTACCTGAACGAAATTATGTTCGTACACCACAAGAACAAATTACATTATTTGAAAATACGCTTAAAAAGCATGGTGTGAACGTGACAACAAGAAGAGAACAAGGCCATGATATTGATGCAGCATGTGGACAACTTCGAGCTAAGGAGCGTAAAGAGGAGACGAGGTGA
- the rsmB gene encoding 16S rRNA (cytosine(967)-C(5))-methyltransferase RsmB translates to MNKQLSVRDVAVEILLQVEKNQAYSNLLINSMITKFKVKEKDIPLLTEIVYGTLQRRDTLDYFLSPFIKKAKKIEPWVRILLRMSIYQMYYLDRIPERAIFFEAVEIAKRRGHKGISSFVNGVLRSTQREGIQNLEEIKDPIERLSIKTSHPKWLVEKWVSQYGYEETEKMCEENLTSPSQTARVNRTKGTVEHLIESYAQKEITVEKGNLSEDSIKGVKGNLALTEEFRQGFLTIQDESSMLVARVLDPKENEIILDACAAPGGKSTHIAERMHGTGKVHSLDLHEHKVNLIKQSAERLHLSNIVPQTLDSRLAGEVFAKESFDRILVDAPCTGFGVIKRKPDIKYTKTEQDVLKLAELQKKILQAVAPLLKPNGVLVYSTCTIDQEENQDVIKEFLNHHPEFERNLSMSEILPEKVKPYVKDGELQLLPHYFGTDGFYIVSLRKKG, encoded by the coding sequence ATGAATAAACAACTTAGTGTCCGTGATGTAGCAGTTGAAATATTATTACAAGTAGAAAAAAATCAAGCTTACAGTAATCTATTGATTAATTCAATGATTACAAAATTTAAGGTGAAGGAAAAAGATATTCCTCTTTTAACAGAGATAGTGTATGGTACTCTACAAAGAAGAGATACACTAGATTATTTCTTATCACCATTTATTAAGAAAGCAAAAAAAATAGAGCCCTGGGTGAGGATCTTATTAAGAATGTCCATTTATCAAATGTATTATCTTGATCGAATTCCGGAAAGAGCTATCTTTTTTGAAGCGGTTGAAATCGCTAAAAGAAGAGGTCATAAAGGGATATCGTCTTTTGTTAACGGAGTATTAAGATCTACCCAACGTGAAGGGATCCAAAATCTTGAAGAAATTAAGGATCCAATTGAAAGATTATCTATTAAAACCAGTCATCCTAAATGGCTTGTAGAAAAATGGGTCAGTCAATATGGTTATGAAGAAACAGAAAAAATGTGTGAAGAAAATTTAACTTCTCCTTCACAAACTGCTAGAGTAAATAGAACAAAAGGAACTGTTGAACATCTTATTGAGTCCTACGCTCAAAAAGAGATCACAGTAGAGAAAGGTAATCTCTCAGAAGATTCCATTAAGGGTGTGAAAGGGAATTTAGCATTAACAGAAGAATTTAGACAAGGTTTTTTGACAATTCAGGATGAATCTTCCATGTTAGTTGCTAGAGTACTTGATCCTAAAGAAAATGAAATAATCTTAGATGCATGTGCAGCTCCAGGAGGGAAATCAACACACATTGCAGAAAGAATGCATGGTACAGGAAAAGTACATTCATTGGATTTGCATGAGCATAAAGTGAATCTCATTAAACAAAGTGCTGAACGATTACACCTTTCAAATATTGTTCCTCAAACTCTTGATAGTAGACTTGCAGGAGAAGTGTTTGCCAAAGAGAGCTTTGATCGTATTTTAGTCGATGCCCCATGTACTGGTTTTGGCGTGATAAAAAGGAAACCAGATATAAAATATACTAAAACAGAACAGGACGTTTTGAAGCTAGCAGAGTTACAGAAGAAAATTTTACAAGCTGTTGCCCCTTTATTAAAACCAAATGGTGTGTTAGTTTATAGTACGTGTACAATTGACCAAGAAGAGAATCAAGATGTTATAAAAGAATTTTTAAATCATCATCCAGAATTTGAACGCAACCTCAGTATGAGTGAAATTCTTCCAGAAAAAGTGAAGCCGTATGTAAAAGATGGAGAACTTCAACTACTTCCACATTATTTTGGAACAGATGGTTTTTATATCGTTAGTTTACGAAAGAAGGGTTAA
- the fmt gene encoding methionyl-tRNA formyltransferase, with protein sequence MTKIVFMGTPDFSVPILRSLIKEGYDIVGVVTQPDRPKGRKKTLTPPPVKVEAEKNQIKVLQPEKIRHELEDVLALEPDLIVTAAFGQILPKELLDAPKFGCINVHASLLPELRGGAPIHYSILEGKDKTGITIMYMAEKLDAGDILTQVEVEIEERDTVGSLHDKLSKAGVKLLLETIPPLLEGKLSPQKQDDSKATFASNIKRDQEKVDWKKPGETIYNQIRGLNPWPVAFTTFDKQVIKLWWSEKMESQNDSPPGTIIGIDKDGFVVATGNSTAIKITELQPSGKKKMTGEDYLRGTNISVGDKLGDDNE encoded by the coding sequence ATGACGAAAATTGTTTTTATGGGGACGCCGGATTTTTCAGTACCTATCTTAAGAAGTTTAATAAAGGAAGGGTACGATATTGTTGGGGTAGTAACTCAACCGGACCGACCAAAAGGGAGGAAAAAGACGTTAACTCCTCCTCCAGTTAAAGTGGAAGCAGAAAAAAATCAGATAAAAGTTCTACAACCTGAAAAAATTAGGCATGAATTAGAGGATGTTCTTGCGTTAGAACCAGATTTGATTGTAACAGCAGCGTTTGGTCAAATATTACCTAAGGAACTGTTAGATGCTCCTAAGTTTGGCTGTATAAATGTTCACGCATCATTATTACCTGAATTAAGAGGCGGAGCACCTATTCATTATTCAATCTTGGAAGGTAAAGATAAGACAGGAATTACAATTATGTATATGGCCGAAAAGCTGGATGCGGGTGATATTCTTACACAGGTTGAAGTAGAGATAGAAGAACGAGATACAGTTGGCTCTCTACATGATAAATTAAGTAAAGCAGGGGTGAAACTACTTCTTGAAACAATTCCACCGTTGTTAGAAGGGAAATTATCACCTCAAAAGCAAGATGACTCGAAAGCAACGTTTGCATCTAATATAAAGCGTGATCAAGAAAAGGTAGATTGGAAAAAGCCCGGAGAAACGATTTATAACCAAATAAGAGGGCTAAACCCTTGGCCTGTAGCATTCACCACTTTTGATAAGCAAGTAATCAAGTTATGGTGGAGTGAGAAAATGGAAAGCCAAAATGATTCCCCACCAGGAACGATTATTGGAATTGACAAAGACGGCTTTGTGGTTGCAACAGGTAATAGCACTGCCATTAAAATTACAGAGCTTCAGCCATCTGGTAAAAAGAAAATGACTGGTGAAGATTATTTAAGAGGTACAAATATTTCAGTTGGAGATAAACTAGGCGATGACAATGAATAA
- the def gene encoding peptide deformylase gives MAIREVVMFPNDVLITPCEEVTVFDRKLSKLITDMYDTMIEYDGVGLAAPQIGISKKIAIVDIDDHHGTIELINPVLLDNRGSQTDPEGCLSFPGLYGEVTRPEYVKVRTYNRKGKVKLIEAHGFLARAILHEMDHLEGILFTSKVERYMKEEELGSTEG, from the coding sequence TTGGCAATAAGGGAAGTCGTAATGTTTCCGAATGATGTACTTATTACGCCTTGTGAAGAGGTAACTGTATTTGATCGGAAATTATCAAAATTAATAACAGATATGTATGATACGATGATTGAATACGATGGGGTAGGATTGGCAGCTCCCCAAATAGGAATTTCAAAAAAAATAGCAATAGTTGATATAGATGATCATCACGGTACGATTGAATTAATTAACCCTGTCCTTTTAGATAATAGGGGAAGTCAAACAGACCCTGAAGGTTGTTTAAGTTTTCCAGGTTTGTATGGAGAAGTAACTCGTCCTGAGTATGTTAAGGTACGAACATATAACAGAAAGGGAAAAGTGAAACTAATTGAAGCTCATGGATTTTTAGCAAGAGCGATATTACATGAGATGGACCATTTAGAAGGAATATTATTTACTTCAAAAGTAGAGAGATATATGAAAGAAGAAGAGTTAGGAAGTACGGAAGGGTGA
- the priA gene encoding primosomal protein N': MKYASVIVDVSSMQTDRAFDYKVPEDLQEFLSPGMRVIVPFGPRKVQGFVTEVKNHSEFDKLKPIIELLDLTPCLTPELLKVGQWLTNKTLCFKISAFQVMLPAAMKAKYEKAVRLISDDTTDLPGELQPYFHKTNQVNVKDLEEQIPLAEIQKLIKKGQLEFVYQVKQKTNKKTIKHIALNLSQTDIDQVIQTLPPHAKKQAEVLTFFKNRSITDIPLQQLLTEANISDASVKSLLSKKILKEEIKETYRDPYQDRSFKKTTPLLLNEEQQKAIDPILTSVVNKQHEVFLMYGVTGSGKTEVYLQSIEAVLQNGKEAIVLVPEISLTPQMVNRFKGRFGSKVAVLHSGLSKGEKYDEWRKIQRKEVQLVVGARSAIFAPFENLGMIIIDEEHESSYKQEENPRYHARDVAIYRAQLHNCPVVLGSATPTLESFARAHKGVYKLLTLRERVNNRSMPSVEIIDMREELRNGNRTMFSTSLLEKLTNRLEKGEQTVLFLNKRGYSSFVMCRDCGFVIQCPHCDISLTYHRYGQQLKCHYCGHEERMPKVCPECESEHIRFFGTGTQKVEEELVKVLPQARVVRMDVDTTSRKGSHEKLLSKFEKKEADILLGTQMIAKGLDFPDVTLVGVLTADTMLNLPDFRASEKTFQLLTQVSGRAGRHELPGEVVIQTYTPEHYSIQLAGQYDYDEFFKQEMLHRKHHAYPPYYFISLITISHPEITKVVSVAEKISQNLRRNLGKETKILGPVASPIPRIKDRYRYQCMVKYKRENNLHDTFKKIIEHFQQEMTSNDLTITIDLSPNTMM, encoded by the coding sequence ATGAAGTATGCTAGCGTCATTGTAGATGTTTCCTCGATGCAAACAGATCGTGCTTTTGATTATAAGGTTCCAGAGGATTTACAAGAGTTTTTGTCACCTGGAATGAGAGTCATTGTACCTTTTGGACCAAGAAAAGTACAGGGGTTCGTCACGGAAGTAAAGAATCATTCAGAATTTGATAAGCTAAAGCCCATTATAGAATTATTGGATCTAACGCCCTGTTTGACTCCTGAATTGTTAAAAGTAGGTCAATGGTTAACAAATAAAACCTTATGTTTTAAAATTTCGGCATTTCAAGTGATGCTTCCTGCTGCTATGAAGGCCAAATATGAAAAAGCTGTTAGATTAATTTCAGATGACACCACAGACCTTCCTGGAGAATTGCAGCCTTATTTTCATAAAACGAATCAAGTAAATGTTAAGGACCTAGAGGAGCAAATTCCATTAGCTGAGATTCAGAAATTAATAAAAAAGGGACAGTTAGAGTTTGTATACCAAGTAAAACAAAAAACAAATAAAAAAACGATTAAACATATTGCGCTTAATTTATCGCAAACTGATATCGACCAAGTGATTCAAACGCTTCCCCCACATGCAAAAAAACAAGCTGAGGTTCTAACCTTTTTTAAAAATAGGTCTATTACTGATATACCTCTGCAACAATTATTGACCGAAGCAAATATTTCAGATGCATCAGTAAAATCTTTACTTTCAAAAAAGATCTTAAAAGAAGAGATTAAAGAAACCTATAGAGACCCATACCAAGACCGGTCGTTTAAAAAAACAACACCTCTTCTTTTAAATGAAGAACAACAAAAAGCAATTGACCCCATTTTAACTTCTGTAGTGAACAAGCAGCATGAGGTATTTCTCATGTATGGAGTAACAGGGAGTGGTAAAACAGAAGTATATCTTCAATCAATAGAAGCTGTGTTACAAAATGGAAAAGAGGCCATAGTCCTTGTGCCGGAAATTTCATTAACACCTCAAATGGTTAATCGTTTTAAGGGGCGTTTTGGTTCAAAAGTAGCGGTTCTACATAGTGGTCTTTCAAAGGGTGAGAAATATGATGAATGGAGAAAGATACAAAGAAAAGAAGTACAGCTTGTAGTAGGAGCAAGATCAGCCATTTTTGCCCCTTTTGAAAATTTAGGGATGATCATTATAGATGAGGAACATGAATCTAGTTATAAACAGGAAGAGAATCCAAGGTATCATGCTAGAGATGTTGCCATTTATCGAGCACAACTTCATAATTGTCCGGTGGTATTAGGTAGTGCAACACCTACACTAGAGTCATTTGCACGTGCACATAAAGGGGTATACAAACTGTTAACTTTGAGAGAACGTGTAAATAACCGTTCAATGCCTTCTGTTGAGATTATAGACATGCGTGAAGAATTAAGAAACGGAAATCGTACAATGTTCTCAACCTCCTTGTTAGAAAAGCTTACTAATCGTCTTGAAAAGGGAGAGCAAACAGTTTTATTTCTAAATAAACGTGGCTATTCATCATTTGTTATGTGTCGAGATTGCGGGTTTGTTATTCAATGTCCTCATTGTGATATCTCACTTACCTATCATCGTTATGGCCAACAGTTAAAATGTCACTATTGTGGGCATGAAGAACGAATGCCAAAGGTATGCCCAGAGTGTGAAAGTGAACATATACGTTTTTTTGGAACAGGGACCCAAAAGGTTGAAGAGGAGCTTGTAAAAGTTCTACCACAAGCTCGGGTTGTTAGGATGGATGTTGATACAACAAGTAGAAAAGGCTCACATGAAAAACTATTATCGAAGTTTGAAAAAAAAGAAGCAGATATTCTACTAGGTACTCAGATGATTGCAAAAGGATTAGACTTTCCTGACGTAACATTGGTTGGTGTACTGACCGCGGATACCATGCTAAACTTACCTGACTTTCGTGCTTCTGAAAAAACATTTCAGCTATTAACTCAAGTGAGTGGTAGGGCAGGACGACATGAACTACCAGGAGAAGTGGTGATTCAAACTTATACACCTGAGCACTACAGTATCCAGTTAGCAGGTCAATATGATTACGATGAATTTTTTAAACAAGAAATGTTGCATAGAAAACACCATGCTTACCCTCCCTACTATTTCATTTCCTTGATTACAATCTCTCATCCTGAAATTACGAAAGTAGTATCTGTTGCAGAAAAGATTTCACAAAATTTAAGGAGAAATCTAGGGAAGGAGACCAAAATATTGGGCCCAGTTGCATCCCCAATTCCAAGGATCAAAGATAGATATCGATATCAATGCATGGTAAAATACAAACGGGAAAATAACTTACATGATACGTTTAAAAAAATAATAGAACATTTTCAACAAGAAATGACGTCAAATGACTTAACCATAACGATTGATCTAAGTCCAAATACAATGATGTAG
- the coaBC gene encoding bifunctional phosphopantothenoylcysteine decarboxylase/phosphopantothenate--cysteine ligase CoaBC: MMNGKKILLCVSGGIAAYKAAALTSKLVQAGAEVKVIMSKSAMEFVTPLTFQALSRNDVYYDTFDEKNAKVIAHIDLADWADLVLVAPATANVIGKLANGLADNMLTTTLLATTAKVWIAPAMNVHMYDHPAVKRNLSILHEFGYEFIEPSEGFLACGYVGKGRLEEPDKIVELIEKSFNERSKEKVLKGVNILITAGGTKEKVDPVRYFTNHSSGKMGYAIAEEAANLGANVTLVSGQTMLTPPPNVKTIFVESAQDMLEEVLSLYEGSNVVIKTAAVADYRPAKTYNQKVKKQNEELVIEMERTTDILKELGIRKTSQILVGFAAETNSVEEYAKKKLEAKNLDLIVANDVTTKGAGFGTDTNIVTMIDRELNKTELPLMSKKDVAKKLLEKVHLLIKGAK; this comes from the coding sequence ATGATGAACGGAAAAAAAATACTTCTTTGTGTAAGTGGAGGAATTGCTGCATATAAAGCAGCTGCATTAACTAGTAAACTTGTACAAGCAGGTGCAGAAGTAAAGGTCATTATGAGTAAATCTGCGATGGAGTTTGTTACTCCATTGACTTTTCAAGCACTTTCCCGAAATGACGTATATTATGATACATTTGATGAAAAAAATGCCAAAGTGATTGCTCATATTGATCTGGCAGATTGGGCTGATTTAGTCCTAGTGGCGCCTGCCACAGCAAATGTAATTGGTAAACTAGCGAATGGTCTTGCAGATAATATGCTTACGACAACATTGCTAGCTACAACTGCGAAGGTATGGATTGCTCCTGCAATGAATGTTCATATGTATGACCATCCAGCTGTAAAACGAAATCTTTCAATATTACATGAGTTTGGTTATGAATTTATTGAGCCTAGTGAAGGTTTTTTAGCATGTGGGTATGTAGGGAAAGGAAGACTTGAAGAGCCTGATAAAATCGTTGAGTTAATTGAGAAATCATTTAATGAAAGGTCAAAGGAAAAGGTTTTAAAAGGTGTAAACATTCTTATTACTGCAGGAGGAACAAAGGAAAAGGTCGACCCTGTTCGTTATTTTACAAATCATTCTTCAGGTAAAATGGGTTATGCAATAGCAGAGGAAGCAGCAAATTTGGGGGCAAATGTTACATTAGTATCTGGTCAAACGATGTTAACGCCACCACCGAATGTTAAAACTATTTTTGTTGAATCTGCACAAGATATGTTAGAAGAGGTTCTATCTTTATATGAGGGTTCAAATGTTGTCATAAAAACAGCGGCAGTGGCAGATTATCGTCCAGCCAAAACCTACAATCAAAAGGTGAAAAAACAAAATGAAGAACTTGTGATTGAAATGGAAAGAACAACTGATATTTTAAAAGAACTTGGGATACGAAAAACAAGTCAGATTCTTGTTGGTTTTGCAGCTGAAACAAATTCAGTAGAAGAATACGCAAAGAAGAAACTGGAAGCTAAGAATCTAGATCTTATTGTTGCTAATGATGTGACGACTAAAGGTGCTGGCTTTGGAACAGATACAAATATTGTCACTATGATTGATCGAGAATTGAATAAAACTGAATTACCTCTAATGTCTAAAAAAGACGTTGCAAAAAAATTGTTAGAGAAGGTTCACTTATTAATAAAGGGTGCGAAGTAA
- the rpoZ gene encoding DNA-directed RNA polymerase subunit omega: MLYPSIDVLMNKLDSKYTLVTVAAKRAREMQEINDEQIAKPVSHKFVGKALEEINEGLLNYQRAEK, encoded by the coding sequence ATGTTATATCCATCAATTGATGTACTAATGAACAAATTAGATTCAAAATATACACTTGTAACGGTAGCAGCAAAGCGTGCACGAGAAATGCAAGAAATAAATGATGAGCAGATCGCAAAGCCGGTATCTCATAAATTTGTAGGTAAGGCGTTAGAAGAAATTAATGAAGGTCTTTTAAATTACCAAAGAGCTGAAAAATAA
- the gmk gene encoding guanylate kinase: MKERGLLIVLSGPSGVGKGTVRKELFSQEDTKFEYSISMTTRKPREGEVDGVDYFFKSKEEFEKLIEENKLLEWAEFVGNYYGTPVDYVEKTLSEGKDVFLEIEVQGALQVRKAFPEGLFLFLSPPSLSELKNRIVTRGTESEEIINNRMKVAKEEIIMMDAYDYVVENDDVQLACDRIKAIVTAEHCRRERVAPRYKKILEVE, encoded by the coding sequence ATAAAAGAAAGAGGATTATTAATCGTCCTATCGGGACCTTCAGGTGTTGGGAAAGGTACGGTAAGAAAAGAGTTGTTTTCTCAGGAAGATACAAAATTTGAATACTCCATTTCGATGACTACACGTAAGCCTCGTGAAGGTGAAGTTGATGGAGTGGATTACTTCTTTAAATCAAAGGAAGAATTCGAAAAGTTAATAGAAGAAAACAAACTACTTGAGTGGGCCGAGTTCGTAGGTAACTACTATGGAACCCCTGTTGATTATGTAGAAAAAACTTTGAGTGAAGGAAAAGATGTTTTTCTTGAAATTGAAGTACAAGGTGCATTACAAGTACGTAAGGCTTTTCCGGAAGGATTGTTTCTTTTCTTAAGTCCTCCAAGTTTAAGTGAGTTAAAAAATAGAATTGTAACACGAGGAACAGAATCAGAGGAAATTATTAACAATCGAATGAAAGTTGCAAAAGAAGAAATTATCATGATGGATGCTTACGACTACGTAGTAGAAAATGATGATGTGCAATTGGCATGTGATCGTATTAAAGCAATTGTGACAGCTGAGCATTGTCGTCGTGAACGTGTAGCACCACGATATAAAAAAATATTGGAGGTAGAATAA
- the remA gene encoding extracellular matrix/biofilm regulator RemA: MSIKLINIGFGNIVSANRIISIVSPESAPIKRIIQDARDRGMLIDATYGRRTRAVVIMDSDHIILSAVQPETVAQRLSTKDELSDEG; the protein is encoded by the coding sequence ATGAGCATTAAACTAATCAATATCGGATTTGGTAATATTGTATCAGCAAACCGAATCATCTCAATTGTTAGTCCTGAATCAGCTCCAATTAAGCGAATTATTCAAGACGCAAGAGATCGAGGTATGTTAATTGACGCTACATATGGCCGTCGTACTAGAGCGGTTGTTATTATGGATAGTGATCACATAATTTTGTCGGCTGTTCAGCCGGAGACGGTAGCTCAAAGATTATCCACTAAGGATGAGCTATCTGATGAAGGGTAG
- a CDS encoding YicC/YloC family endoribonuclease, protein MNVVSSMTGYGRASAQIQSCIVTVEIKTVNHRFLDVHLKIPKQFMMIEDQIKKVITSKINRGRVELFVNIEGEFTSNKKVHIDWDLMDQFVFSLGQLKEKYSIKEDISLQHLLHFQDGIEIQDTWNPTIDVEQEMILLVESAVSQLVKMREVEGARLEVDLSSRLLSLSHITNDLETIAPIVVSRYQEKLTKRVSEFVTGKIDENRIVTEVAIFADKADISEELTRIHSHLFQFTETLEKQEPIGRKLDFLVQELNREANTIGSKANDGLIAKNVVELKSIIEKLKEQVQNIE, encoded by the coding sequence ATGAATGTGGTTTCAAGTATGACTGGATACGGTCGTGCAAGTGCACAAATTCAATCATGTATAGTAACTGTAGAAATAAAGACGGTAAACCATCGTTTTTTGGATGTTCACCTTAAAATTCCTAAACAATTCATGATGATTGAAGATCAAATTAAGAAAGTAATTACTAGTAAAATCAACCGAGGGCGTGTAGAGTTATTTGTAAATATTGAAGGGGAATTTACCTCTAATAAAAAGGTACATATTGATTGGGACTTAATGGATCAATTTGTATTTTCACTAGGTCAATTGAAAGAAAAGTATTCTATTAAGGAAGATATATCATTGCAACATCTTCTTCATTTTCAAGACGGAATCGAGATTCAAGATACATGGAATCCAACAATAGATGTTGAACAAGAGATGATACTTCTTGTTGAAAGCGCAGTTAGTCAGTTAGTGAAAATGAGAGAAGTTGAAGGTGCTCGGTTAGAAGTAGACTTATCTTCACGTCTTTTAAGCCTTTCGCATATTACAAATGATTTAGAGACAATTGCTCCCATTGTTGTTTCCCGGTACCAAGAGAAATTAACTAAACGTGTATCAGAATTTGTAACTGGAAAAATTGATGAAAATAGAATAGTAACTGAGGTGGCTATCTTTGCAGATAAAGCTGATATTAGTGAAGAATTAACTAGAATCCACAGTCATCTCTTTCAATTTACTGAAACATTAGAAAAACAGGAGCCTATAGGTCGAAAGTTAGATTTTCTCGTACAAGAGCTAAATCGAGAAGCAAATACGATTGGTTCTAAAGCAAATGATGGACTTATTGCAAAAAATGTTGTTGAATTAAAAAGTATTATTGAAAAATTGAAAGAACAAGTTCAAAATATTGAATAG